One Aegilops tauschii subsp. strangulata cultivar AL8/78 chromosome 2, Aet v6.0, whole genome shotgun sequence genomic window, GGTCACAGAGAAGCCCCCAAAGAGAAAAGTGGCTGTTATATTATCAAGCTAATATTTACGATAATTTATTTCTATGGCCCCAATGTGGGCCTTAGTAGCTTAGCCCCACACAAAAAACTCAATTAATCACAAACATAGCAGTGGCAGTGGCATATATATGTGCTCCAGGCAGAGATTATGACAGGGGAACTACTAGTTACCATTGCAATGACTATGAACGTAAATCTAAAGCTCATGATACATACGGTCAAACCCCAAAAGCTAATATGTTTCTGGAAAGGCTATACCATATGTCAACAGTTCATCATGACAAAAACAGGTGTAGCATTTTTTTTCAATGGGATCATATTCCATACAGAGGCTATACGAAGATTACTCACTCAACATTTCATGATTAATTCTTCTAAATAAACTTGAGTGGTTAATAAGTAACTACTGTTCTATCGTCCAATTTTAAACAGGTAATCAACCGGCCTTTTGAAGATCTAAACTTCACAAGATCTCTTTTTACCCCTTAAATTTGGAAGTTTGAATATCCTCCGACAAAAAAAATGATCCTATGTTCAAATATTCAATTTTAAAAGAAAATATCAGTATCCATAAGTAGGAAAATATGAATAACATGGGTACAAAAACATGTCCTAAAAAAGCAAACCTGTCTACTGATCACTGGACCAAGATCTGCATCATTAGCTGTTCCGGTATTAACTACAAGGCTGCTTGCACGTTTGACTAGTTCATCCTCCCTAAAACAAAAGATAAGGTTGACAATGCTTCCTCAAAATCTGACCCCAAAAAAAAACTTTAGCCTAAAAAACTTGTCTTGGATAGAAATCGTAGAACTCTACCATGGTTCTGAACCTCCAACAAAAACAGCAGTGCTCAATGCCATGCACCTTTGCCCAGCTGCACCAAAACCGGCAGCAATAAGGGCATTCAATGTGGCATCTCGATCAGCATCAGGAAGGATAATGGCATGATTCTTTGCACCCATGTTACACTAAAGGAAACAGAAACCGTTATTCTGAATTATACTGCTTAGAATGCAAAAGGCATGGAAAAATGGTTATTCAGGAAGTCATGATTAGAAGCAAACCCACCTGAACACGCTTCCCACTCGCAGATGCTCTAGAATATATATGCATACCTGCCTGAGAAGGAGAGAGAGATCAGAGATAGCACAACTGCTAGCTAGCTCTGAGCAACAGGAGTACAATAGCAATTCTGATATGGGGTTAAAACTCTAATGTAAATGATCAAAAATAGAACTCATAAGTTATAACTGCACATCTCTCTTTTTTCTGCACATCTCTCAATACAAGAGAACACATGCCATTAACACGCTTCTTCTATCAATGCAATGATACGCAAGCTTTGCGTATTCGCGGAAAAAAAACATGCCATTAACACGAATACATCAACAGCAAGAACACCTGTATTGGCACAAAAAACTCTTATTTGCATCTTGGTAAATGAATTTATTGGTCAGCACAGTAAGCTAATTAAGTTTTGAAACACTACAATAACACATAAAAAGATTTGTCATGTGTGCATGTGATTGAGAATGCATGCATATCCTTGTTTCTACAGCGAGGTCTGGTTGATGACCCAAGAGCGGAAAACAAATATGTCGATACGTATCGGAAGAGCAGAATATTAGTTAGATGGTCGATGCAGGAAAGTGTACTTGTAAATCAAGGTTCAGGGAGATCATTGATCCACTTACTGTATTGGAACCAACAAATGATACTGCCTTAATAGCCTCGTCATCACAAATATTGTTGACAACATCCTGATAAAGTAAAACAAAATGAGAACCAGGTAACCTAAGAAGCCTAATAGATTCATGTATCCAGAAAAAGCATAAAAGGTTCATGTATCCAATATGAGCAGATAATTCTCCAGAGGAAGTGTGAAGTTTCAAGATGTGCTGCTTTGCCGGTGTTCCAAAGAGTAAAGACAATAGGCTTTGCCCACAAAGTATCAATCATTTTATGTGTTCTAAAATGAAACAACACCAGGCATCAGCAGCACATGAGAAGCAAATTATCAAACCCAATGACAAGCTAAAAAAAGCTAAGAATACCGTACATGGGTACCATGAACAATGTTCAACACACCCTTTGGTAAACCAGCCTCCATCGCTAGCTCCGCAAGCATCATAGCAGCCCCTGTTGACAAATATAATACCATCAAATCTCAAAATTAACTGTGTGCAGTCTTTCTGTCAAAATGGCCGAGAATTAAAGCATTTTAAAGGACCGCCATTTACAATGATACATGGTACTTTAAAACGTGGCAAATGATCAAATCCCTCCTTCCAGAGTTGGAAAGCACGTTTCAAGTGTGATATAAATTATGCAATAGCATTGAGCCCATCTCTATATCCTGTTTTGGATTCTTGGTCAATATCTTTGTCCTTTTGCCCCCTGTGAGCAGGATTTTAGGCCGTTTAGGCCTAGTTTGGCAGCACAGTTTTTTCAAAACCCTAAAAATCTAAAAACCTCAGTATTCCAATGCATGGGCAACGAATACTAGAGTTCCTAAAAACCTCAGCAAATTGGGCAAGAATACGATGGCAAAAGCAAGCACCTGGATCCTTTTCTGATGGCTTTAGAACAAAAGTATTGCCACAAGTAACAGCTATGGGGAACATCTGCATCCAAAGAACATAAGAAAACCCGCACGATCAAATTTTCTCTCCTGAGCTTATATTACAAAGAATAATAGAAGACATTAACAAACAAAGTTACTGACAGAATAAGGTCAGGAAATTGTACAGGTGATACACTCTAGAGTCCTGGTAAGTAATAAGAACAAAATCTGATGTTAAAGAAACAGTGAAAGTCAGGCATACCCATAGGGGAATCATGGCAGGGAAATTGAATGGGCATATCCCAGCACATACGCCAAGTGGCTCCCTAATACTAAAGGTGTCAATCCCATGAGAAACATTAGATACGTATTCGCCCATTTGCAGTGACCCCATTCCACAAGCATGCTCCACCACCTCTACAAAATTAGAAGTTTGATTGAAATCAAAAAACTTACAGCCAGTGTGTTAAATAACCAATATAACCAAGAGGCGTCTCACGAAGAAAATGTCACTTCACAGAATCAAGCGTATTAAGGGCAAATAAAAGATACTCGTGGCATCGACATGTCCTGCAATGTAGAAGGTGTGCAAAATAGAATACCATGTCTTAAACTGCATACATGAGGATATATAACCTGCTATTATGTGGATGATTTATTCTGCTTACTGACCGGTTTGTGTATCTTCTAGCGGAATAGTGTTACTGTTACATATTCCAAGCATGAACAGAGAATGTAAACTCATCAGACTTGCGGATTGCCCGTGGATCAACTAACATGAATGGGATGTTAAGATAATTATACTATCTATCTAACCAAGCAGAAAAGGGCGAAAAACAAGTGTAGTGGTATGAAAATTGAAAACAAACCTAGACCACGGAATACATCACCCCAAGCATCTTTCAGCGTCTTTCCCTGCTCGGTTGTAATGTTCTCTGCCAGCTTATCCTAGTATTTATCACCACCAAATAAGCACAGAATTAATCACCACCAATGAAGCACAGAATTACTGCAGCAGGAACCAATAACTGATGGTTTCTATTGATGAAAATCGGAAGAAGTTCAGAAATAATACTACCATGTTGGCCCGGATGAGCTCCTGGTATTTGAACATGATGCGCTGCCGCGCCGTGACTGGCGTGCTCCGCCAGCCTGGGAAGGCGGTCCTGGCAGCGTCCACCGCGGCCCTGAACTCGTCGGCGGTGGTGAGCGGGATCCGGGACACCACCTCCTGCGTCGCCTGCGACATTGGAATGCCCGCGTCACATCACATCTCCACAGCTATAAAATCGACCAACTCCAACTGAAGGAGGGACCGACGGGCCGAGAGGCAGGAGGATGGCTTACGGGGTTGGTGACGTCGACGTGCTCCGTGGCCTTCGACTCGACGAAGTCGCTGCCGATGAGGAGGCGCACCCTAGGCTGCGAGTGCGAGGAGGCGGCGGTCACTCACACCAGGCGGAAATGACGCTTACACGGATAGGAACAACAGATTGGGGGTTCCGAGAGGGGCGTGCGCGTACCGGCGACGGCGAGGTCCCCTCGGTGAgccaggaggcggcggcggtggataGCGGGGCGGCCATCGGTGACCGGCGGAGGCCGGAGGCTGCGACGGGGAAGGGGTCAGGAACCGCGTGCGGCCTCAGGGGATGGAGgacggggagggagagagggaggggagCGATCTACCTGAGCGGAGGAGGACGGCGCGAAGCATCGtcggtcgtcggcggcggtggttGCGTCTGGGAACAGGGGTGTGGAGTGGAGCGGAGCGGTgacgaggagggagggagggaggaagaggggagGGGAGAGCGGAGTGGCGACAGGCGAGGAGTGGTTGTTGGTGTCGTATTCGTGGTATCTGCCACCCGCCGATTAGGCTGCGccgccgcggcggcggaggagatgGGAAGGCAGGCGTCACGGGATTCTCTTTCCAGCTAGGATACATATCTCTATCTCTGTCATTTAATTATTATTAAACTCCATCCGTTTTTCTAAATATAAAGATTTTAAATacggactacatacgaagcaaaatgagtgaatctccACTCTAAAATAGGTAAATCCGACGTTATTGGAGCAATGTATGCATCAGATCTAAGATAACGAAGGACCGATATTCAATGTTTCCGCCATAACTCGCTTATAGTGGACTTAAAAATCTTAGTTAAGTACCCGTGCGCTGCTACGGGATGAAAAATATATTTGAAGAGTGTGTGACCTCACTCTGTGCGTTCGGTTTTTTTGGTTTTACATGGCTCGGTTTATACGGTTTTTTGGTTTGTACGGTATTAATACTTCAGTAAATACGGTATGAAATTAAAATATGGTTCGGTTTCGGTATATGCCAAATTATTTCGGTATGGTTTCGGTATATACCATAATAACCAAAGTTGACGCGAATTTGAAAATGACGTAATAATAATTTGCAAATTTATGACTCAAAACACATACTATTTTACATAAATAGTATATAACTATATATGTGTATATGCATGCATTGATTCATCTATTGATGGTTATGGACGTGCTTAGCATTTTAAAAAGAAAAAATGACTATGTTACAAGAAACAAGTATGTGCTTAGTAGGGAATTTGACTCATGTACAAGAAAAATGACAACTTATATGGTTGTTCATCTCAAGAAATATAAATTTATTTTTACTTCGGTTTATTCGGTTAACCATTCAATTTTTCGGCCTATACCATAAAAATTAAAGTTCAAATCGGTATGAAAAGTTCTTACCATACCGAAACCAGAAACCATAAAAACCGTAAAATTGATTCGGTTCGGTTTATTTTCGGTATGGTTTTTCGGTTTGCTTTTCATATGCACAGAGTGAGTGTGACCGATTGTCCTCGGCCACCGTAGCATTGACTGTGTTATGACGTTGATGGCTAATTATTCTGAATGCATGCTAAGAGGTAGATTATGAGGCTGCTGCCAATGCAtgggtgcttagatgaggtgctaagcgCATTAAATAGCTTAGCAACTATACTCcacaatgcataggtgcttagctTATGGTTGCTAAGCTTGCTTCATTTAATGATTTAGCAACTAAAGCCTTTCATGTATTGGTGGGATTCTTTTCTTTAAATGTTTTGCCTATGTTCACGCGCTTAGCATTGGTTctttctggggtcaccaaactcatctctctcctcttaaataacttgccacatcagatttTTTGCCTACGTGGAAGGCTTAGCACATGTAcaaggtggagcattgggaggggcCTGAGTTATTTTGGAAAGAATCTCTACTGTTATGGAAAATACGTTTGGAAAAAAATGCTTCTGCTAATTATTTGCATGCCTAGTTATTCCCTGactaataattaattaattatattaATGACTCGGTTTTCAAACTGATTTGGCGCAAAAAATGTCTGTTTAAATAGACCTAATTAATTGTATTTGTATTTAATTGTCTAGCAAATTAATTAAATTAATGGCTTGATTTTCATATTAATTCGGTGCTCGGTTTTCAAATTTGTTTTTGTATTAACAACTGCATGCGAAACAATGACGTATTAACtccctttaatagtagagataaGTAGAATTTCTTTTCTGCCACGCAGAACACTTCATCAACCAGTTCCCGCTCCCACCATGTCCATCCATCAATTTCTTTTCATCCAATAGGTCTTTTTCCACCATGCCATATTAACCGACTCAAGGTTCAACGACGACAAGCATGGCTCCGGGACACTGGTCCTTAAGCCCCGCGTCATCGGCTCGTTCTGGTGGTGCCAGTGGGCGTTCAATGGCCCAAGGATCTCAATGTATTTTGTACTATATTTGGAATGCTTTTATGGTTTTTGTGAACTTTATAACAGATCTGAGAGCATCTctagcgccccccccccccacacacacacacaccagggGCTGGAAATAGCGCCCCCCTTGGACGAACCGGAGATAATTTTGGCGTGGGGCGATCGGGTTTCCAGCTGTCGCCCCCAGTCGACGTTTTGTAAATATTTTTAAAAACATACTCGGCCAAAATTCGGCAAACAAGATATAGATTCGGCGATATTTAGGCGTTCCACAATCTTTTTGCATATTGAAAACATAATGTACTAAAAGGAAAAAAACTGCTGCTGACAGGCCTACAGGCCAAAGAGCTTGCTGAAGGCGTCGTAGTCGCTGccgccgtcgtcctcctccttctccttcttcacACCGCGTCCGTCCCTGCTGGACCCCTGCCCGGGGTCGCCCTGGCAGATTGGTTTGGCCGGCGGTGGCGCGTCGTCGTCGCTGTCCTCGAGGACGATGACGCCTCCCTCATCGCGGCCACGGCGCCGAGCAGCGATCTCCTCTAGGGCGCGGCGCTGGCGCTCCATCTCCAGCCGGGCCCAGTCCTCCCGCGCCCACTTCATGGCGGCCTCGTCGTCGAGTGCGGTCATGTCATCGTGCTCGCTCTTCATGGTggcgagccccggctccgtcttcggCTTGACGAGGCGGGAGGTAGGAGCCGAGGAGGCACAGCCGCCCTCGTTGATGTCGAGGGCGGCGCCGCGAGTGCGCCGGCCGAGCGGCATTTCCACAGGCTCGGCCTTGACGCTGATGAGCGCCGGCAACCCGGAGGAGTGGGAGGAGCAacgggaagaggaggaggaggacccgCCCAGCATGCGCCTCGGCAGCCACGGCCCGCCActccggcggggggccggggccgGGGCCTTCGGGTACTCGAGCGGCGGATCGTTGCCACCCTCGAGGTACTCGAGGACGGCGTGGAGCGTGCGGCCGAGGGCGCCCCACCACAGGCGGCGGACGTCGTTGTTGTTGCGCCCCCTTACCACCGGCGCGTTGTTGGTGGAGGCGAGCCGCTCCTCGTGCCGGCGTTGGAAGTACGTCGCCCAGTGCGCGTGGTTGTTGGCGGCGTACTCCGGAAGGTCCCGCTCCTCCTACGGCAGAGAGGCCCGAACACGCTCGATCTCGGCGTGGAAGTAGACGGGGTGGTCGACGTCGGGCTGCAGGGGGACTGGGACGCCCCCGATGCTGAGACTCCACCGCCCTGGCACGCGCATGTCAGGCGGCGCCGGGTAGTTCGCCTCGTGGAGGAAGTGGGCTTCCCACTCGTgcaggtggcggcggccgaagccgttggctGTCGCTCCATCGCCGAGGAACCGCTCTCCCATCGGCGGGCCGTGCACGCGGTGGCTAGACGGGGAGAGAGGGGAAGAGAGGGCGTCGGCGGCGAGAGAGAGGGGCTGCGGGCGAGTGCGTCCACGGGCGAGGTAGGGGGCGGCTTTTATAGCGGCCGGGGGGGCGGCAAACGTATGTACGCGTGGCGGGAGAGGGCGCGTCACCGCACTGCGCCGCCTGTGAGGAATCAATGAAAGGCTGATCCGGCGGCAGCTTTGGCATTGATTCCCTGCGGGaaaccgaggcgatgaggacgacgaaggAGGCGagtcgctgactcggcgggcctGCCGTTCTCTCGCGCCAAAAACTATTCCCCtggcgcgccgggttcggcctggatCCGCCGTCGTCAGTTTCGGGCCTAACCGGTGAAAATTGGGCTCCTGGGGCGTAACTGGGCCGTTTTTTCAACGTCGGTGCTAAAAAATGGTCTGGGGGGCCTGGCTGGAGATGCTCTGACAACGTTTCAAAAGGAGAGGAGGTAGCACCAAACACGTAGGAAGGGAAGGAACCGGCACGGCAGCAGCGCTGCCTGTGTTGCGTATGTTGTGGCTCTGCTACTCCTGAGGGAGTAATGAGCTGAGTTACAACCAGCAAGATTGTACTGGAGCACGGCAGCTGAAAGAAACGGTTTCAGTTCAACAGCAAACCAAGTCAGCCCACTAGGATTGTTTCCAGTTGAGTGCGAGGTGTAACATACAAATACCCATGAAATGTATATACACATCTGGACTAGTAAGTAGTGCATCTTGTTCTATATTAATAACTAGAGCGAGCGAGGTCACTTGATCCCATAGTTCCATACACATATTACCTTTACACAGAGGAGAGGAGCCATCGTCTCCTCCGCCTACCATACCATCCATCACTTGTCCAAAATGCACACGCCAAACTACCTACGACATACATACATTCTTCCACTTCCAGCACCTTGCTTGTGACATTACTACTTGATTACCCTAGCTAGTTGGTTAATTAGCCCTTCCTAAACAAGCAACCATCGCATCGCATCAACAACCTTCTAATACCTCGGCTCATCCCGCGGTACCGGTaactctgctcctcctcctctccttccctGCAAAACAACCCAAAAACAATCAGTACTGGGTTAGCTCATACGCCTTCAAAACAAACATGCAGACACTCTTCCAGGACAAGCGATGACAAACAAACAGGCGCGTACTTAGAAGGTGgcgccggcctccccggcagtaTCTGCTTCCACACAGGCACTCGAACGCTTTCATGGGCTGCCTCTCGTCGTCGAAATCGATGCCGTAGTCCTGCAACCAGCAAACAACATCTCACTAAATATTTCTCTTCTGTTGCAGCTCTAGTGTCCAAAGTGTAAATACATTTTTTTTCATCATGCAGCAGAGACGCACTTTCTACTTCTTACTGTAAAAGATAAGTACTGACGGACGAAAACAAATTCTTGGGGATGGGATCAGTAAACAGAAGATAAAGTCAACAGTTGTAAACACACATGATTGTGATCAGAGATATAGTACTAGCATTGATGCGGTCATGCGAAGGAAATTCTACAAAGAAATTGATCACTGGATATACATGCATTCAGAGAGAAGACTTGAGAAATAGAACAGCAACCTCAACCTCACTTAGACAGCAACAACCTATACGATGAGATTCATTAACCTTTGCAGGTACACAGGATTTGGTAGTCTTGCTCATTGAGACATTTGTCTATATGAACAAAGGTTGCATCAATATCAAGAAACTATATAATGCACATACCCATGTCAGTTCCTCAAAAGCCTCCACCTTCTTGCTTGTGAAGAATGCAACCTGTTTTATGAACaagaaaatgaaaataagatCATCACCTTGGTGTGCCCATCTTATGGTATTTTCAGAGACTGGTACGGGTACATAACAAAGTTGTTGAGTGTAGCTTACATGATAATACTGATGATCAGGGGTCTCCACTTCAACAGGAATCATGGCTAGATTTGCATCACAGCATCTACATGGAGTGTTTCAACCAGATTTTTTTGTAAGAAGACAATTAAAAGTTAAGCCTCTTTCCCTTTGCTGTCATTTAAAATGAGCATCATAAACATGGCTGTTAAGAACAAGCGCACACCTGTGGTTGATGAATCTGCCAACATTCCCATAGAATGTTCCATCTAGGCATAAAGCCTTTTCATCCTTCGGCTCCCCTCCAGAACACCAACCGGCATCCAAAAGTATTGGATGTGTATACCTAGCATTCTGCATATTTTGAATGGCCCTTTCATGCAGTTCTGTATTTGTTAGTATCTCCCCAGCATATTCACAAACAAAAGTGCCTTTTGGCAAATCATCGAGTGTGCGGAGCCCCCAACCCCTCCCTTCTTCGGTAAAGAACACCTAGTAGATAATAAAAGTACCAGTCAGGATGCTGCACATGGCAAATAAAGGAAATGTGCCATTATAGTGCCCCAACATTCTATGTTTACAAAAACATTAAATGTCACCTGCAGATTGCATCTTATGCCACGTTGAACCACACGGTTACCGCATTGCATGCTACAGCCACATTTGCTCCAGCATTCCTTGATGAATTTCCTAACAAGGTGGCCCCTGCAAGGCTCTGGTGAAGCTTTGTTTCTAGACCTCTCAAGCGGGCAAGTTTTACAATACACCCTGTGATGTTCTTCTGGGAATCGGTTCATAGAGACACATTCATCAATGAATGCTGGCTTAACCAAACCGTCCAGTGTGTATGCATATTCACCCCCAGTTTCTCTTGCACAAGCACATGGTGCCGGTGCGGACAAGCAGTTGCCAAAGCATTCAGGGCAACAGTCTTCACTGCCAATCTTTGCAAGAAACATGCTAACAAGAGCATTCTGGGATACAGCGTTTGTTGGCATATAATAAAAGGAAGGTGGGCATTTCTCTCTGCCAGATTCATCTGCAATTGATATCCTCACATTTTCTTCTCCCTTGGATATATCAGTTATGTCATGGATAGTCTTCGATACAGAAAGTGCCAAATGGTGTTGCTGGGCAAGGGTTGAATTTGCTGGACCACTCTCCGAGCCTTTCGAAACCAACAGTTCTTCTCTAGCTTTCCGTTTCCTATTTATAGCATTCTCTGACAAGCTGCCATTACCAACAGTATCTGATTGCGTATTATGCTCCACAGTATGTTTAGTGCCCAGTTGCACAACACACTGGCACATCTCAGTCATGAGGCCGCGAATGGAAAAATCAGGAGGAAGAACCTTGTGAGAGCGAAGATATTTGTTCTCAACCATCTTCAAAACTGCTTCCAAAGCAGGCATGTGGAACTTTGATGGGTCTATACTGAATTTCAGAGACATCTTAACATCACCCCTAGGGGATGATGCTATATCAACATCTAAACAAGGTGCTTCCTTCACATTTCCATCTCCAGATCCCGTTCCATTGTTTATTGTGCTGCTTGCTGGCTCTACCGATAAAGTAGGCATTTCCCTATCTCTGCAACGCTGAGTTGTCCTGTTTTTATCACCTATATAAAGTTAAAAGTTCAAAAGAGTAAGACCATTGCTCAGAAGAAAAAAAAATAACAGCAAGATGTGATTGATTAAAGACTTATTTAACATGTTAAAGCAAAGGTTCAGCAGGTGGAACCTCAAAAGTGCAGAAAGCCTTATTGAACATGTTAAGTTACCAAGCAAAGGTTGCAACCAATGTTGGGAGCAATTGTGAATATAAGAGTCCAGATGAACAATATACGAAACTGAACCGATCAATTGAAAGGTGTATGTTCTCTAAATGATGCTAGCAACCCCAACTTTATGCATGTGGAAAGGTATATCACAAATTGTATGAACAAATCCTGATTCTGTACTTAACATATCTTCAATGGTAGGGATGCTAAAGGACAAGTGGCTTACTGAACATAAAGTGTATTTTTAAGCATGATATAAGGCCAGGATAGCACGAAGTGAAAATCCTTTCTTCTACTGTACAACACAAAGAACTACTGCTTAATTGGTTAAAACACTAAAATGACCACCCAGTGCATAGACAATGTCAAAATGTCatgatctgaaaataaaagacagGCAATATGCTTAACGTGTTGTCTACAGCACCGGGACAAAATGATGAATGAGTTCAGATTGTCAGTGCGAACCTTCTGAAATCTGTTTAGGATTTTGGTCAGGCGGAGGCAATGCCAGAAACTCCGAGGAGGGCGCGCTGCGCTTGCGCGAACGGTGAATCAGGCCAGGTTGCACATTCAGACAGTCCACTGCATCCATGTCGACAGGTTCAGGCTTGGGCTCTCTCAGGAAGACAGGCTGCTGAAAATCTTCATCCATCATCTGCATCTGCATCTGCCTCCGCTTGCTCAGCGCTCTGGTCTGTGTAGGCGAAGCGGCTTGAGTTGGGTGAGGGCCAAGGGGGTTTGCTCTGGAACCAGTCCCTGAGCGCGGTGCGCTGATGTGGTTATCCGGGTCCTTGCGGACGACGGCGAGGGAGGTGGAAGGGCgctggtcgtcgtcctccggcgtgAACATTTCCGGCACGGTGCCTGTCTCCTCCAGCTCCAGATCGAGCTCCTCCTGCCCCTGCACCTGACCCCCGCCATTGGCTGGGCCGCCGTTGGCCTGAAAGCAGAGCAACCATTTCATCAGCTCCTCCGACAGCGGGGGTTCTCGGTATGGATGGATGCCGGAAGGGGGGCAGGAAGGAAGGAAGGGAGAAAGGGAGAAAGGGAGGGACCTGCTCGTCGAAGATGGCGTCGGCAAGGGCGCGGTAGGACTCGGCCTCGATGAGCTGCCAGTTGTCGTCGTAGAGCTCGACCAGGCGCTTGAGGACGGGGGCGgtctgctccctggagatgccgAGGAGCTTCATGGCCTTCACGGCCCGCCGTGCCCTCACGTTGCGGTTACCTCGGGAAGAACCCATCTTGGATCCGCTAGGACCAGATCCGATTCACAGCGGCGTCGCCATTGCTAGGGTTTGCAGGAGAAAGCTTGGGGATTGGCCTGGCTGGGGTTTGTGGGCGGTGGCTGGCTGGTTTGTTTTCCCCTCTCGCTTCCTTGGCGATTCGTCGAGTGTCAGTCGCTCACAGTGCTGCGGAGTGCTGATCGGTGGGTGTGGTCGGTGGAAGAAGACCAGAGGACGCCTCACTCCTTCACTGGCTACTCTACTCGTCTTGCTCCTATCTCATCCAACCAAGCAATTACTATGTGTtggttagagcatctccaatagatgacgtataTTTTGGTATTTTGAATTAGTGATATAAAAATTTACATCATCAAAAAAATTACAACTTAAAAAAAGACTCAACTTCAACAGATGATGCAAAACGGAGATGTAAAAGAGCAACTCTAATAGATGGTCCAAAATAAAGATGTAAAATTCTGGAAATGACCAACTACTACTTCATCTCACCATAGTTCAAACATCAAATTCAAACATATAGATGACATAAATTTAAACTAGCAGAACTACTCGTCGTCCGAGGGCATCCAGTACGACTCTTCGGAGTCATCCGAGAGCCCCCAGaactcctcgtcctcctccgacGATGACTCGATGAGGATCACTGTCGAGGGGCTGGCCTCGTCCTCCTtcttc contains:
- the LOC109736828 gene encoding methylmalonate-semialdehyde dehydrogenase [acylating], mitochondrial yields the protein MLRAVLLRSASGLRRSPMAAPLSTAAASWLTEGTSPSPPRVRLLIGSDFVESKATEHVDVTNPATQEVVSRIPLTTADEFRAAVDAARTAFPGWRSTPVTARQRIMFKYQELIRANMDKLAENITTEQGKTLKDAWGDVFRGLEVVEHACGMGSLQMGEYVSNVSHGIDTFSIREPLGVCAGICPFNFPAMIPLWMFPIAVTCGNTFVLKPSEKDPGAAMMLAELAMEAGLPKGVLNIVHGTHDVVNNICDDEAIKAVSFVGSNTAGMHIYSRASASGKRVQCNMGAKNHAIILPDADRDATLNALIAAGFGAAGQRCMALSTAVFVGGSEPWEDELVKRASSLVVNTGTANDADLGPVISRQAKDRICKLVQSGADSGARLVLDGREIVVPQFEDGNFIGPTVLADVKGDMKCYQEEIFGPVLLLMKAESLDDAIQIVNRNKYGNGASIFTTSGVSARKFQTDIEAGQVGINVPIPVPLPFFSFTGSKASFAGDLNFYGKAGVQFFTQIKTITQQWKESSPQRVSLSMPTSQK
- the LOC109736827 gene encoding probable inactive histone-lysine N-methyltransferase SUVR2 — protein: MGSSRGNRNVRARRAVKAMKLLGISREQTAPVLKRLVELYDDNWQLIEAESYRALADAIFDEQANGGPANGGGQVQGQEELDLELEETGTVPEMFTPEDDDQRPSTSLAVVRKDPDNHISAPRSGTGSRANPLGPHPTQAASPTQTRALSKRRQMQMQMMDEDFQQPVFLREPKPEPVDMDAVDCLNVQPGLIHRSRKRSAPSSEFLALPPPDQNPKQISEGDKNRTTQRCRDREMPTLSVEPASSTINNGTGSGDGNVKEAPCLDVDIASSPRGDVKMSLKFSIDPSKFHMPALEAVLKMVENKYLRSHKVLPPDFSIRGLMTEMCQCVVQLGTKHTVEHNTQSDTVGNGSLSENAINRKRKAREELLVSKGSESGPANSTLAQQHHLALSVSKTIHDITDISKGEENVRISIADESGREKCPPSFYYMPTNAVSQNALVSMFLAKIGSEDCCPECFGNCLSAPAPCACARETGGEYAYTLDGLVKPAFIDECVSMNRFPEEHHRVYCKTCPLERSRNKASPEPCRGHLVRKFIKECWSKCGCSMQCGNRVVQRGIRCNLQVFFTEEGRGWGLRTLDDLPKGTFVCEYAGEILTNTELHERAIQNMQNARYTHPILLDAGWCSGGEPKDEKALCLDGTFYGNVGRFINHRCCDANLAMIPVEVETPDHQYYHVAFFTSKKVEAFEELTWDYGIDFDDERQPMKAFECLCGSRYCRGGRRHLLRKERRRSRVTGTAG